The proteins below are encoded in one region of Microlunatus antarcticus:
- the rplI gene encoding 50S ribosomal protein L9, whose translation MKLILTAAVDNLGLAGDVVEVKDGYGRNYLVPRGFALRWTRGGEKQIDGIKRSRDAREIRGLDHATEVRGQIEGLEVTLTERAGENGQLFGSVTAAEVAAAIKKSGGPSVDRRSVRIEKPIKSVGTHTVGVKLHDAVTAHVKLTVNAA comes from the coding sequence ATGAAGCTCATCCTCACTGCCGCCGTGGACAACCTGGGACTCGCCGGCGACGTCGTCGAGGTGAAGGACGGCTACGGCCGCAACTACCTCGTGCCCCGCGGGTTCGCCCTGCGCTGGACGCGTGGCGGCGAGAAGCAGATCGACGGCATCAAGCGCAGCCGTGACGCCCGCGAGATCCGTGGCCTCGACCACGCCACCGAGGTGCGCGGCCAGATCGAGGGCCTCGAGGTCACCCTGACCGAGCGGGCCGGCGAGAACGGCCAGCTCTTCGGGTCGGTCACGGCCGCCGAGGTCGCTGCCGCGATCAAGAAGTCCGGGGGGCCGTCCGTCGACCGCCGCTCGGTGCGGATCGAGAAGCCGATCAAGTCCGTCGGCACCCACACCGTGGGTGTCAAGCTGCACGACGCGGTCACCGCGCACGTCAAGCTCACGGTGAACGCGGCCTGA
- the rpsR gene encoding 30S ribosomal protein S18 translates to MANDRDRSSKREKPIKKKSNPLRKGQIIDYKDTATLRKFISERGKIRARRVTGLSVQDQRKVAIAIKNAREVALLPYASTAR, encoded by the coding sequence ATGGCCAACGACCGCGATCGCTCCAGCAAGCGCGAGAAGCCGATCAAGAAGAAGTCGAACCCCCTGCGCAAGGGGCAGATCATCGACTACAAGGACACCGCGACCCTGCGGAAGTTCATCTCGGAGCGTGGCAAGATCCGCGCCCGCCGTGTGACCGGGCTGTCCGTCCAGGACCAGCGCAAGGTCGCCATCGCCATCAAGAACGCCCGCGAGGTCGCGCTGCTGCCGTACGCCTCGACGGCTCGCTGA